In one window of Phycisphaerales bacterium DNA:
- a CDS encoding SDR family oxidoreductase codes for MAQPLANPRPQDERPRLLVTGIAGFLGAYVAQVATERGWRVVGITRATPTPFESVQADLSAEGAVRDAVERMAPDAVIHCAANARTAECERDPQAAHRDNVTATVSLAEACRDVPMVVCSTDLVFDGERPGGMYAEGDETGPLNAYARSKLEMEHALREAGSHAVIARLPLLFGPPATSDGKGCFLSAWTEHLRSGRELVLFTDEWRTPLSARDAALGLLACLDRGAPGQIYHVAGDERVDRYDLGLRFAAHAAGPLGFDALLMKPGVQADVPMPAPRARDVSLAIARARNDLGFQPRPLDEELGWTAGVMAGQYA; via the coding sequence ATGGCCCAGCCCCTTGCCAACCCACGCCCGCAGGACGAGCGGCCACGCCTGCTGGTCACGGGCATCGCCGGCTTCCTCGGCGCCTACGTCGCGCAGGTGGCCACCGAACGAGGCTGGCGCGTCGTCGGCATAACGCGGGCGACGCCGACCCCCTTCGAGAGCGTGCAAGCCGACCTGTCGGCCGAGGGCGCTGTTCGGGACGCCGTCGAGCGCATGGCGCCCGATGCGGTCATCCACTGCGCCGCCAATGCGCGCACGGCCGAGTGCGAACGGGATCCGCAGGCGGCGCACCGCGACAACGTGACGGCGACCGTATCGCTGGCCGAGGCCTGCCGCGACGTGCCGATGGTCGTCTGCTCGACGGACCTGGTCTTCGACGGCGAGCGGCCCGGGGGCATGTACGCCGAGGGAGACGAAACCGGGCCCCTCAACGCCTACGCGCGCAGCAAGCTCGAGATGGAGCACGCACTCCGCGAGGCCGGCTCGCACGCGGTGATCGCACGCCTGCCGCTGCTCTTTGGCCCGCCCGCCACCAGCGATGGCAAGGGCTGCTTCCTGTCGGCCTGGACCGAGCACCTGCGGTCAGGCCGCGAGTTGGTGCTCTTTACCGATGAATGGCGAACGCCACTGAGCGCCCGCGATGCGGCCCTCGGCCTGCTGGCGTGCCTGGATCGCGGGGCGCCGGGCCAGATCTACCACGTCGCCGGCGACGAGCGCGTCGATCGGTACGACCTGGGCCTCCGCTTTGCCGCGCATGCCGCGGGGCCGTTGGGCTTCGACGCCTTGCTCATGAAGCCCGGCGTCCAGGCCGACGTGCCGATGCCGGCGCCGCGCGCAAGGGACGTCTCGCTCGCGATCGCACGCGCGCGAAACGACCTGGGCTTCCAACCCAGGCCGCTCGACGAAGAACTCGGATGGACCGCCGGCGTGATGGCCGGCCAATATGCCTAG
- a CDS encoding VWA domain-containing protein, giving the protein MTFLAPVAALIAAALTVPPVIAFYLLKLRRRPVRVGSVLFWERAVRDAQGNAPWRMVRPQTQLLLQLLALALLLLAFARPVIPSTLGGRVMLVLDRSASMNATDGAEGATRFEQARTRLRTLARELATGRDARVMVVALGAEAVPLTPWTGDRAVLLGAIDAVEPTDEEASGEALAELVRLASAREGEGEAAGEDEPRVLTLVLVSDGAVPPPADPLPANVRVRLESVGGAGEGGNAGIVALAAQRQYEDPATVRVFARVLAMGPMRRELPVRLALDGEVVAEAVARLEPGGDEDGPTEASVSLSAVAPGAGVLSVLLPGQDLLAADDVASLWLRTAGRPRVMQVIPETELVDPDRPGPVLLIAAVLEAMELGDIRIVRLSRYEQLAAAGDLPFDALVFDRVSPRTPPPAPSLHFGPPPPLERRDTPGLAVIDAEQAEGTRVVSWRRTHPVMRDLALDQLAVAEPLIDGGLPEGVRHTVLASGSRGPLIVAFEAERHRRIWVGFEPASSNWPKLVSFPLFVAEAIDYLSMRGSRDAADGVRAGEVAPLRLAQPRAQVRLRGAGSEIDLRLSAPSSAPSVGPFERAGVYLLEQPIAGDQRAVAVNVMSVTESRLAAAEQLDGAWGGLRAEQADGGARGGERELWHWFVLAGLLVLSMEWLLSWRGLSR; this is encoded by the coding sequence CGCCCGCAGACGCAATTGCTCCTCCAGTTGCTCGCGCTCGCGCTGCTGCTGCTGGCCTTCGCGCGGCCCGTGATACCCAGCACGCTGGGCGGCCGGGTCATGCTCGTGCTCGACCGCTCGGCCTCCATGAACGCCACCGATGGCGCGGAGGGCGCGACGCGGTTCGAGCAAGCGCGGACGCGGCTGCGCACGCTCGCGCGCGAGCTGGCGACCGGGCGCGATGCCCGGGTCATGGTCGTCGCGCTCGGCGCCGAGGCCGTGCCGCTGACGCCGTGGACCGGCGACCGGGCCGTGCTGCTGGGGGCCATCGACGCCGTCGAGCCGACCGATGAGGAGGCTTCGGGCGAGGCGCTGGCCGAGCTGGTCCGCCTGGCGAGCGCTCGAGAGGGCGAGGGCGAGGCGGCGGGCGAAGACGAGCCGCGCGTCCTGACCCTCGTGCTCGTATCCGACGGCGCGGTGCCGCCGCCGGCCGACCCGCTGCCCGCCAACGTGCGCGTGCGCCTGGAGTCCGTCGGCGGTGCGGGCGAGGGCGGCAACGCCGGGATCGTCGCCCTCGCGGCCCAGCGGCAGTACGAGGACCCCGCGACCGTCCGCGTCTTCGCCCGCGTGCTGGCGATGGGCCCGATGCGGCGCGAGTTGCCCGTGCGCCTGGCGCTCGACGGCGAGGTCGTCGCCGAGGCGGTCGCTCGCCTGGAGCCCGGGGGCGACGAGGATGGCCCGACCGAGGCCAGCGTGAGCCTCTCGGCCGTCGCGCCGGGCGCGGGCGTCCTGAGCGTGCTGCTGCCCGGCCAGGACCTGCTCGCCGCCGACGACGTGGCCTCGCTCTGGCTGCGCACCGCCGGCCGGCCGCGCGTAATGCAGGTCATTCCCGAGACCGAGCTGGTCGACCCCGACCGGCCCGGGCCGGTGCTGCTCATCGCCGCCGTGCTCGAAGCCATGGAGCTGGGCGACATCCGCATCGTCCGGCTGAGCCGATACGAGCAACTGGCGGCGGCGGGCGACCTGCCGTTCGACGCCCTCGTGTTCGACCGCGTGTCGCCGCGCACGCCGCCGCCGGCCCCGAGCCTGCACTTCGGACCGCCGCCCCCGCTGGAGCGCCGCGACACGCCAGGGCTTGCGGTGATCGATGCGGAGCAGGCCGAGGGCACCCGCGTGGTCTCCTGGCGGCGCACGCACCCGGTCATGCGCGACCTGGCGCTCGACCAACTCGCCGTCGCCGAGCCATTGATCGATGGCGGCCTGCCCGAGGGCGTGCGCCACACGGTGCTGGCCAGCGGCTCGCGCGGGCCCTTGATCGTCGCCTTCGAGGCCGAGCGGCACCGGCGGATCTGGGTTGGCTTCGAGCCGGCCAGCAGCAACTGGCCCAAGCTGGTGAGCTTCCCGCTGTTCGTCGCCGAGGCGATTGATTACCTTTCGATGCGCGGCTCGCGCGATGCGGCCGACGGCGTGCGCGCGGGCGAGGTGGCGCCGCTCCGGCTCGCCCAGCCGCGCGCGCAGGTGCGTCTGCGTGGCGCGGGCAGCGAGATCGACCTTCGCCTGTCGGCCCCCAGTTCGGCGCCTTCGGTCGGACCGTTCGAGCGCGCGGGCGTCTACCTGCTCGAGCAGCCCATCGCCGGCGACCAGCGAGCCGTGGCCGTGAACGTCATGAGCGTGACGGAAAGCCGGCTGGCGGCGGCCGAGCAACTCGATGGGGCGTGGGGCGGGCTGCGCGCGGAACAGGCCGATGGCGGTGCGCGCGGCGGCGAGCGGGAGCTGTGGCACTGGTTCGTGCTGGCCGGCCTGCTGGTGCTGAGCATGGAGTGGCTGCTGTCCTGGCGCGGTCTGTCGCGGTAG
- a CDS encoding GC-type dockerin domain-anchored protein, producing the protein MKNALTTAAMLCAVAGTVCTASAQDIMWDNAAGGLWGDDFNWNPVEVPSAPPEAAIIALPGTYDVLIRSVSPNLAGLSIINPNAFVGLGTGRDLTITGPMATIDGMLVINDQGSTSAARFIMNDPMGMLVGTGEIVLNDTSTTAIGRAQMIDLIGGRLTTIGPDLTVRGSGLVSSNLINNGVIRADAAGRRLNIQSGSKTNNGRFEATDGGVMRIAIPVVQGPTGTVVSDGGVVTLVSTIEGGEIDSRNGLFEVAGGSGVLNSVDRVQGDVEIENGRDLQVRDGLTLDGTILINREGSTSGSRLLFSTSGTIDGDAEIVLNDSSTTAAGRAQVIDLVGGLETTLASTVLMRGSGQINANLINNGTIRADVDGLLLNIIGSGKTNNGTIEVDNNGILRFGTTMMQGSGGLILVTDGTARLNSTITGGRIDSRGGLFEVAVGSGTLDNVDLVTGDVEIENGRDLQVRGGLTLDGTITINRDGSTSASRLLMATDGAIDGDATIVLNDTSTTGIGRAQFIDLVGGLTTTLADTVLIRGSGQVNSSLVNNGVIRADAEGRDLRLLGSAKTNNNRFEATGGGELLLETVTNQGPTGQIVADGGTVTLRSTIAGGQIDARTGTFEIATGSGTFDNVDRIQGEVEIENGRDLNLRGDMTLDGTIIINRDGGSSGTRMLAATDMTIDGTGEIFLNDSLTTGTAARAQFIHLVGGLTVVLGPDLSLTGNGRTNGTMVVQGRIAPGKAGTAFGETGIIDASVELAMEDSTIVEIQLGGRDADEFDRIDGNAAITVDGTLEASLVDGFTPDVCENFTIIEGSSVTGEFDTLVPPLAGGNQKWRLFYTGNSVELRNTCLPDIDGDCSLTLFDFLAFQNLFDAGSPEADFDGDGSLTIFDFLAFQNAFSVGC; encoded by the coding sequence ATGAAGAATGCGCTGACAACGGCGGCGATGCTGTGCGCCGTGGCCGGAACGGTCTGCACCGCGAGCGCCCAGGACATCATGTGGGACAACGCTGCGGGCGGACTGTGGGGCGATGACTTCAACTGGAATCCGGTCGAGGTTCCCAGTGCGCCGCCCGAGGCGGCCATCATTGCTCTGCCGGGAACCTACGACGTGCTCATCCGCAGCGTGTCGCCCAATCTTGCGGGCCTCTCGATCATCAACCCCAACGCCTTCGTCGGCCTGGGCACCGGTCGAGACCTGACTATCACCGGTCCGATGGCCACCATCGACGGGATGCTGGTCATTAACGACCAGGGCAGCACCTCGGCCGCCCGATTCATCATGAACGACCCGATGGGCATGCTCGTCGGCACCGGCGAGATCGTGCTGAACGACACTTCAACGACGGCCATCGGCCGGGCGCAGATGATCGATCTCATCGGCGGCCGCCTCACCACCATCGGCCCCGACCTGACGGTGCGCGGCTCGGGTCTGGTCTCCTCGAACCTGATCAACAATGGCGTGATCCGCGCCGACGCCGCCGGGCGGCGGTTGAACATCCAGAGCGGCTCCAAGACCAACAACGGTCGCTTCGAAGCCACCGACGGTGGCGTCATGCGCATCGCGATCCCCGTCGTCCAGGGACCAACCGGCACCGTCGTATCTGACGGGGGTGTTGTCACGCTGGTCAGCACCATCGAGGGCGGCGAGATCGACAGCCGCAACGGACTGTTCGAGGTCGCCGGCGGGAGCGGCGTCCTCAATAGCGTCGACCGCGTGCAGGGCGACGTCGAGATCGAGAATGGCCGCGACCTGCAAGTCCGCGATGGCTTGACGCTCGACGGAACCATCCTCATCAACCGCGAGGGCTCCACCAGTGGCAGCCGGCTGCTGTTCTCCACGAGCGGAACAATCGACGGCGATGCCGAGATCGTGCTGAACGATTCCTCGACGACCGCGGCCGGACGGGCCCAGGTCATCGACCTGGTGGGCGGGCTGGAGACCACGCTGGCCAGCACCGTGCTCATGCGGGGCTCTGGCCAGATCAATGCCAACCTCATCAACAACGGCACCATCCGCGCCGACGTCGACGGGCTCCTGCTCAACATCATCGGCAGCGGCAAGACGAATAACGGCACCATCGAAGTCGACAACAACGGTATCCTACGGTTTGGCACGACGATGATGCAGGGCTCCGGCGGCCTGATCCTCGTCACCGATGGCACGGCTCGCCTCAACAGCACGATCACGGGCGGGCGTATCGACAGCCGCGGCGGCCTGTTCGAGGTAGCCGTCGGCAGCGGCACGCTGGATAACGTCGACCTGGTGACCGGCGACGTGGAGATCGAGAATGGTCGTGACTTACAAGTCCGCGGTGGGCTTACCCTTGACGGCACGATCACCATCAACCGGGATGGCTCGACGAGTGCCAGCCGTCTGCTGATGGCCACCGATGGCGCCATCGACGGCGACGCGACCATCGTGCTCAACGACACCTCGACGACCGGCATCGGCCGGGCCCAATTCATTGACCTCGTCGGCGGGCTGACGACGACGCTGGCCGACACGGTGCTGATTCGCGGGTCGGGGCAGGTTAATAGTTCGCTGGTGAACAACGGGGTCATCAGAGCCGACGCCGAGGGCCGTGACCTGCGTCTGCTCGGCTCGGCCAAGACCAACAACAACCGCTTCGAAGCCACCGGCGGGGGCGAGTTGCTGCTCGAAACCGTCACGAACCAGGGGCCCACCGGCCAGATCGTCGCCGACGGCGGCACCGTGACCCTGCGCAGCACCATCGCCGGCGGGCAGATCGATGCTCGGACGGGCACGTTCGAGATCGCAACCGGTAGCGGCACGTTCGACAACGTCGACCGTATCCAGGGCGAAGTCGAGATCGAGAACGGACGCGATCTCAATCTCCGTGGCGACATGACGCTCGACGGAACGATCATCATCAACCGGGATGGCGGCTCCAGCGGCACGCGGATGCTCGCGGCCACCGACATGACCATTGATGGTACTGGCGAGATCTTCCTCAATGACTCGCTGACCACCGGCACCGCCGCCCGGGCTCAGTTCATCCATCTCGTCGGCGGGCTCACCGTGGTCCTTGGCCCGGACCTCTCGCTGACCGGAAACGGCCGGACGAATGGCACCATGGTCGTGCAGGGACGCATCGCCCCGGGCAAGGCCGGCACGGCCTTTGGCGAAACCGGCATCATCGACGCTTCCGTCGAGCTGGCAATGGAGGACTCCACCATCGTCGAGATCCAACTCGGCGGTCGCGACGCCGACGAATTCGACCGCATTGATGGCAACGCGGCCATCACCGTCGACGGCACGCTGGAAGCATCGCTGGTCGACGGCTTCACGCCCGACGTGTGCGAGAACTTCACGATCATCGAGGGATCGTCGGTCACCGGCGAGTTCGACACCCTCGTGCCGCCGCTTGCGGGCGGCAACCAGAAATGGCGGCTGTTCTACACCGGCAACAGCGTGGAGCTGCGCAATACCTGCCTGCCGGACATCGACGGCGATTGCTCGCTGACGCTCTTTGACTTCCTGGCGTTCCAGAACCTCTTCGATGCCGGCAGCCCGGAGGCCGACTTTGATGGCGACGGCTCGCTGACGATCTTCGACTTCCTGGCATTCCAGAACGCATTCAGCGTCGGCTGCTAG